A window of the Fibrobacter sp. UWT2 genome harbors these coding sequences:
- a CDS encoding TIGR02147 family protein, giving the protein MDNGEKLKLVEPDILQYTNYRVFLRDYYEYKKKTSTAFSLRFFAEKAGLSSHAHLKLAIDGKRNITKNTVTKLIHGLGLENQRAAYFESLVFFNQAQTDADKQIYYAQLIKASPRSKLHKMDKAQFRIFQEWHHSVILEMVGLKDFRPIPDQISKRLRGLITPAQVTESLQLLLELGLLVKTANGYRQRDPLITTDDEVQDLMVKMYHLQMLKLSANMLTELPGPERDVSALTFGIKRSDFPNLKKHLQLMRKELLDFSAKAGEAEDVVQINIQLFPLTRGV; this is encoded by the coding sequence ATGGATAATGGAGAAAAGCTAAAACTCGTAGAACCAGATATCCTGCAGTACACGAACTACAGGGTATTCTTGCGTGATTATTACGAGTATAAAAAGAAAACCTCGACCGCGTTCAGCTTGCGGTTCTTTGCCGAGAAGGCAGGGCTTTCTAGCCATGCCCATCTAAAGCTCGCAATCGACGGCAAGCGCAACATCACCAAAAATACGGTCACCAAGCTTATTCACGGCCTGGGTCTCGAAAACCAGCGCGCCGCTTACTTCGAAAGCCTCGTGTTCTTCAATCAGGCTCAAACCGACGCCGACAAGCAGATTTACTACGCCCAGCTCATCAAGGCAAGCCCCCGTTCAAAGCTGCACAAGATGGACAAGGCTCAGTTCCGTATTTTCCAGGAATGGCACCATTCTGTAATTCTTGAGATGGTAGGGCTCAAGGATTTCCGCCCCATTCCTGACCAGATATCCAAACGTCTTCGCGGGCTCATTACGCCCGCCCAGGTCACCGAATCGCTCCAGTTGCTCTTGGAACTGGGACTTTTGGTCAAGACCGCCAATGGTTACCGCCAGCGCGACCCCCTGATTACGACCGACGACGAAGTGCAAGACCTGATGGTCAAGATGTACCATTTACAGATGCTCAAGCTCTCGGCCAACATGCTGACGGAGCTTCCGGGCCCGGAAAGGGACGTTTCAGCGCTCACTTTTGGAATTAAGCGCTCAGATTTCCCCAATTTGAAAAAACATTTACAACTAATGCGAAAAGAACTACTAGATTTCTCTGCAAAAGCCGGAGAAGCAGAAGATGTTGTGCAAATCAACATTCAGCTCTTCCCTTTGACCCGAGGAGTGTGA
- a CDS encoding alpha-1,4-glucan--maltose-1-phosphate maltosyltransferase, with product MATIPTRKDNLVIENIRPQIEGGRFMLKREPGDTVTLTADIFRHSHEKYDAAIFYRHDSKKKWEKAPMHFVDNDQWEGSFTVNNIGYYEYKICAWTVEPKDEPTESPVMKLRVDPSYARIGTWYEMWPKSQGTDPKKSATWKDCENQLDYIAGLGFDTVYLVPIHPIGVTNRKGANNALHAKVDKKGKPLEPGCPYAVGNKNGGHYDVDPELGSMKDFEHFAKAARKKGLRLALDIALNCSPDHPYVKSHPEWFYHEPDGSIKFAENPPKKYEDIYPFDYYNKNYKALWQEIENIILFWADKGIEIFRIDNPHTKPFPFWEWLIADVKEKRPELVFLAEAFTRPKMMHRLAKSGFDMSYTYFAWRSAKWEFEQYLKELTQSDAKEYMRGIFFPTTPDIFPKYLAYKGPNAFKQRYFLAGTLSSLTGMYNGYELCENIPSPIKEELQDSEKYQYKVHNWTGPGIQDFVRRVNTARQEHIALQEYDNLDFHYCANDQLMVYSKKSGEDVILCVCNMDMDNVQEGTVELDMRKLGLNDDSFFFLKDLITDESFVWRGNKNYVKLDPAKAPGHLLVLKKI from the coding sequence ATGGCAACTATTCCTACCCGTAAAGACAATCTCGTTATAGAAAACATTCGCCCACAAATCGAAGGTGGGCGCTTTATGCTCAAGCGTGAACCGGGTGACACCGTTACGCTCACCGCGGACATTTTCCGCCACAGCCACGAAAAGTATGATGCGGCAATCTTCTACCGCCACGATTCCAAGAAGAAATGGGAAAAGGCTCCCATGCACTTTGTCGATAACGACCAGTGGGAAGGCTCCTTCACGGTCAACAATATCGGCTACTATGAATACAAGATTTGCGCCTGGACCGTAGAACCCAAGGACGAACCGACCGAAAGCCCCGTGATGAAGCTCCGCGTGGACCCGTCTTACGCACGCATCGGTACTTGGTACGAAATGTGGCCGAAGAGCCAGGGCACCGACCCGAAGAAGAGCGCCACCTGGAAAGACTGCGAAAACCAGCTCGACTACATCGCAGGCCTCGGCTTCGATACCGTTTACCTAGTGCCGATTCACCCGATCGGTGTCACGAACCGCAAGGGCGCCAACAACGCCTTGCACGCCAAGGTCGACAAGAAGGGGAAACCCTTGGAACCGGGTTGTCCGTATGCCGTAGGTAACAAGAACGGCGGCCACTATGACGTGGACCCCGAACTTGGTTCCATGAAGGATTTCGAACACTTTGCAAAGGCCGCCCGCAAGAAGGGACTTCGCCTCGCACTCGATATCGCACTCAACTGCAGCCCCGACCATCCGTATGTGAAGTCGCATCCGGAATGGTTCTACCACGAACCGGATGGCAGCATCAAGTTTGCCGAAAACCCGCCCAAGAAGTACGAAGACATTTACCCCTTCGACTACTACAACAAGAACTACAAGGCCCTGTGGCAGGAAATCGAAAACATCATCTTGTTCTGGGCTGACAAGGGCATTGAAATTTTCCGTATCGATAACCCGCACACCAAACCTTTCCCGTTCTGGGAATGGCTCATCGCCGACGTCAAGGAAAAGCGTCCGGAACTCGTGTTCCTCGCCGAAGCATTCACCCGTCCGAAGATGATGCATCGCTTGGCCAAGTCGGGCTTCGACATGAGCTACACCTATTTCGCCTGGCGCAGCGCCAAGTGGGAATTCGAACAGTACCTCAAGGAACTCACGCAGTCCGATGCCAAGGAATACATGCGCGGCATCTTCTTCCCGACGACTCCGGATATCTTCCCGAAGTATCTCGCCTACAAGGGCCCGAACGCTTTCAAGCAGCGCTACTTCTTGGCCGGCACGCTTTCTAGCCTTACCGGCATGTACAACGGCTACGAGCTCTGCGAAAATATTCCGAGCCCCATCAAGGAAGAATTGCAGGACAGCGAAAAGTACCAGTACAAAGTCCACAACTGGACCGGCCCGGGCATTCAGGACTTCGTGCGCCGCGTGAACACTGCCCGCCAGGAACACATCGCCCTGCAGGAATACGACAACCTGGACTTCCACTATTGCGCCAACGACCAGTTGATGGTGTATTCCAAGAAGTCCGGCGAAGACGTGATCCTCTGCGTATGCAACATGGACATGGACAACGTCCAGGAAGGCACGGTGGAACTCGACATGAGAAAGCTCGGTCTGAATGATGATTCCTTCTTCTTCTTGAAGGACTTGATTACCGACGAAAGCTTTG
- a CDS encoding carbohydrate binding domain-containing protein → MKFFLSIATIAVYATAFLSLVACSNDKSMAGIEIGNPTLAEGDTTTTDTTVTDTSSTPDTTVKDTTVKDTAVKKQPALPLVADFSIDYSDINVKALAKGADKDEPILLDTFSLVLTQLRSFSSYYYTSLTVDPVAGLQLWPYEDAPDESLEISFTQGSSIEDPFKDIDLNEEGYLKEMGVGFTPNETMAIFGRILIDNKYVPFVYSLSNFQTLMLRYHYSQIDTAGGKANLSVIFRVKLFTDGIDFSGVEVGEDSVIHIDSKYNSALWNAMNDRFVTSFQPLRYDYTTVAGDAHSEYVIDIWKGIAAKKGQNTIINGNFASPFTTDWILMKQFGGRADTTLIIEKGSNERIMQVDVTTGGKHSYSVQLIQENVALIAGVQYQCVFTIWSNVEGQITARIGSYNTYETVGFQEHVEVHTTGQSVGITFTPEVNDPFARFELNLGGSERTFWIKEVKVLRIN, encoded by the coding sequence ATGAAATTCTTTTTGTCCATAGCCACGATTGCCGTATACGCCACCGCGTTTTTGTCTTTGGTTGCTTGTTCCAACGACAAGTCTATGGCTGGTATCGAAATCGGCAATCCGACTCTTGCCGAAGGCGATACGACAACAACTGATACGACGGTCACGGACACTTCCTCTACTCCGGACACCACAGTCAAGGATACCACGGTCAAGGACACCGCCGTTAAAAAGCAGCCAGCCCTTCCGCTGGTTGCAGACTTCTCTATCGATTATTCCGACATCAACGTCAAGGCTCTCGCCAAGGGTGCAGACAAGGACGAACCGATTCTCCTTGATACCTTCTCGTTGGTACTGACTCAGCTACGTTCTTTCTCAAGCTACTACTACACGAGCTTGACCGTTGATCCTGTTGCCGGATTGCAGCTGTGGCCTTACGAAGACGCCCCTGACGAATCCCTTGAAATCTCCTTTACTCAAGGTTCCTCCATCGAAGACCCCTTCAAGGACATCGACCTGAACGAAGAAGGCTACCTCAAGGAAATGGGCGTCGGTTTCACTCCTAACGAAACCATGGCCATTTTCGGTCGCATCCTTATCGACAACAAGTACGTTCCCTTCGTCTACAGCCTTTCGAACTTCCAGACACTGATGTTGCGTTACCATTACTCGCAGATCGATACTGCTGGTGGCAAGGCAAACTTGTCTGTAATCTTCCGCGTCAAGCTGTTCACCGACGGAATCGACTTCTCTGGAGTCGAAGTTGGCGAAGACAGCGTCATCCACATCGACTCCAAGTACAACTCGGCTTTGTGGAACGCCATGAACGATCGATTCGTGACTAGTTTCCAGCCGTTGCGCTACGACTACACCACAGTCGCAGGCGATGCACACTCCGAATACGTTATTGACATCTGGAAGGGTATCGCCGCCAAGAAGGGCCAGAACACCATCATCAACGGCAACTTCGCATCGCCCTTTACCACCGACTGGATTTTGATGAAGCAGTTCGGCGGACGGGCCGACACGACGCTGATTATCGAAAAAGGCTCCAACGAACGCATTATGCAGGTAGACGTCACGACAGGCGGCAAGCATTCCTACAGCGTGCAGCTGATTCAAGAAAACGTGGCCCTGATTGCCGGCGTCCAGTACCAGTGCGTATTTACGATTTGGTCCAATGTCGAAGGACAGATTACGGCTCGAATCGGTTCGTACAACACCTACGAAACCGTCGGATTCCAGGAACATGTCGAAGTGCATACCACGGGTCAGTCTGTCGGAATTACCTTCACTCCGGAAGTCAACGACCCCTTCGCTAGATTCGAACTTAACCTTGGCGGTTCCGAACGGACCTTCTGGATTAAGGAAGTCAAGGTCTTAAGAATCAACTAA